A single Zootoca vivipara chromosome 1, rZooViv1.1, whole genome shotgun sequence DNA region contains:
- the LOC118077555 gene encoding serine/arginine repetitive matrix protein 2-like encodes MDDSEPAFDQVIPGNEEMLGTEEQKHNHEINENCNEMCQPESETYFRKQSRSSSPHILGQEQAISLLEETEQPVVQDSSYESEQVESKESQNGNQQLEKLESRHSRQQSIHGQNPQSRKSSQGKALDKTEIMDERCWISKTTGIKMISGSQQTSFVWGPETLEEILRPFREAAISSATYANTEVEPPIAQDSHFSIQQPKGQESRRASQLPIANESHHSIPQEAERKESIKGWQQTAVHESCCSIQQPEGKETRQTSRQALAEETYYITQQPKEQESKTGNQLPRRHESYQMPEDKRIKRLKRMHKNITDQAQQTDSAESLRRELFEKSLQTDSHGSSTISATIELKGSCHGSRQSSLQKIDQESFPVELQDLSLGRQPSEAPGIYHGSLPRELSFNKTKQFDVQDLHRGSLPAHLQHEVQEFRRSSLPLELQDALRNSKPVEIQELRYSSILAAVEDLGETPLEAEEENFQSSPPLELEVCHQPNQQDIEQDSQHDSQKPRETECKVDQETETERPTALDSKIAPLKQNASFAQQTYSIISIEESTWLNRRSGKLIRHLSQQTDCSWLQANRERERKLGDKEMMTSCETGVQKSTCSKSEKEVQAPAWKDIEESMEHEPWVVRKQSGVSQKDSEVFIALKSRRGSELRTLPESQKDIQPPSAAVSRRGSEQPIVLESRKLSELPTLPEYQKDSQPPTAPVSRRGSEQPVVPESRKHSELPTLPESQKDSQPPTAPVSRRGSEQPGVPESRKHSELPTLPESQKDSQPPAAPVSRRGSEQPGVPESRKHSEHPTLPEYQKDSQPPTAAVSRRGSEQPGVPESRKHSELRTLPESQKDSQPPTAPVSRRVSEQPAVPESRKHSELPTLPEPQKDSQPPSAAVSRRGSEQPVVPESRKHSELRTLPESQKDSQPPTAPVSRRVSEQPGVPESRKHSELPTLPEPQKDSQPPSAAVSRRGSEQPIVPESRKHSELCTLPESQKDSQPPTAPVSRRVSEQPGVPESRKHSELSTLPEPQKDSQPPSAAVSRRGSEQPIVPESRKHSELCTLPESQKDSQPPTAPVSRRVSEQPAVPESRKHSELPTLPEPQKDSQPPTPPVSRRGSEQPVVPESRKHSELPTLPEYQKDSQPPTAPVSRRGSERPGVPESRKQSELPTLPEPQKDSQPPTAPVSRRGSERPGVPESRKQSELPTLPEPQKDSQPPTAPVSRRGSERPGVPESRKQSELPTLPEPQKDSQPPTAPVSRRGSEQPIVPESRKHSELRTLPESQKDSQPPTAPVSRRGSERPGVPESRKQSELPTLPEPQKDSQPPTAAVSRRGSEQPVVPESQSDKSLGTTAMLGAEKETEVPSGAPSETNQAKRKTSFSAKAQQTYSIISLEINTWINRRTGTLMSCSSQQTEGSWLQDYIAKKLRRASKGSMGRSAAAEPSKSGSESDGKDDVEQELTCNKEFPTENKGATADLIAAQTLMSPEEAEGELLQLANKLAVGNQQNEIPPSQGECIQEDMPQFQWDSQKRGVPEPDMVESQWGSQQAVVQESRRGSQQAEVQQSRRGSQQPVVQESRRGSQQAVVQESRRGSQQVEVQESRRGSQQAEVQTEKQESRRGSQQAVVQESRRGSQQAEVQTEKQESRRGSQQAVVQESRRGSQQAEVQTEKQESRRGTQQAVVQESRRGSQQAEVKESRRSSQQEVVQQSRRGSQQVVVQESRRGSQQAEVQTEKQESWLGSQQAEVQESRRGSQQAEVQESRRGSQQAEVQESRRGSQQAEVQESRRGSQQAEVQESRRGSQQAEVQESRRGTQQAEVQESRRGSQQAEVQESRRGSQQAEVQESRRGTQQAEVQESRRGTQQAEVQESRRGSQQAEVQESRRGSQQAEVQESRRGSQQVVVQESRRGTQQAEVQESRRGTQQAEVQESRRGSQQAEVQESRRGSQQAEVQESRRGTQQAEVQESRRGSQQAVVQESRRGTQQAEVQESRRGSQQAEVQESRRGSQQAEVQESRRGTQQAEVQESRRGSQQAEVQTEKQESRRGSQQAMVQESRRGTQQAGVPQSRQGSQQGKELKMEQEYKTQQVLGDEFHFSNTIWKTLGNPTQQPDESASKGTLGSLSSYTEGEDAAQQTYSIISLEDGIWLNRKTGKFLFSHGQQTNKSSLRGVNGRAVEDGSDRGGSTKPIKSAVMQSEEKSAEPSCCCSVQTESCTSSISIVQPWEEMQDPNEKVISSHQSATTLLSVDTYVDVEYESKVTYSVVSVPEGSWINIRTGRLVVSHTQQTDESSFQKPGTDGQAPQRRDSYSPELSHYDLSDRQISEGSQPTYLSDEPYEEPVMPGG; translated from the coding sequence ATGGATGACTCTGAACCTGCATTTGACCAAGTAATCCCTGGAAATGAAGAAATGCTAGGTACTGAAGAACAGAAACATAATCATGAAATTAATGAGAATTGCAATGAGATGTGCCAACCAGAGAGTGAAACATATTTTAGGAAACAATCCCGCAGCAGCAGCCCTCACATCCTAGGCCAGGAACAGGCTATTAGTTTGCTTGAAGAGACAGAACAACCTGTTGTGCAAGACTCCAGCTATGAGAGTGAACAAGTGGAGAGCAAAGAATCCCAGAATGGTAATCAACAACTGGAGAAACTGGAATCTCGGCATAGCAGGCAACAGTCCATTCATGGCCAGAATCCGCAGAGCAGAAAATCTTCCCAAGGGAAGGCCTTAGACAAAACTGAAATAATGGATGAACGGTGTTGGATCAGCAAAACAACAGGCATAAAAATGATATCTGGCAGTCAGCAAACTAGTTTTGTTTGGGGCCCAGAAACACTTGAAGAAATTCTGCGTCCTTTTCGTGAGGCTGCAATAAGCAGTGCTACTTATGCAAATACAGAAGTAGAACCACCTATAGCTCAAGACTCTCACTTTAGTATTCAACAACCAAAGGGGCAAGAATCAAGGCGGGCTAGTCAACTACCTATAGCAAACGAATCTCACCATAGTATTCCacaagaggcagagagaaaggaaTCAATAAAAGGTTGGCAACAGACTGCAGTACATGAATCTTGCTGCAGTATTCAGCAGCCAGAGGGAAAGGAAACAAGGCAAACCAGTCGACAGGCTTTAGCAGAAGAAACTTATTATATTACTCAACAGCCAAAAGAGCAGGAGTCCAAGACTGGCAACCAGCTACCAAGAAGACATGAGTCCTACCAAATGCCAGAAGATAAACGAATAAAAAGACTGAAAAGAATGCACAAAAATATAACTGACCAGGCACAGCAGACAGATAGTGCAGAATCTCTGAGAAGAGAACTGTTTGAAAAGAGTCTACAGACAGATAGCCATGGCAGTTCAACAATTAGTGCAACAATTGAATTAAAAGGTTCCTGCCATGGCAGCCGCCAATCTAGCTTACAAAAAATTGATCAGGAGAGTTTTCCAGTTGAGTTACAAGATCTCTCTTTGGGCAGACAGCCCTCTGAAGCACCTGGGATTTACCATGGCAGCCTCCCACGTGAACTTTCCTTCAATAAAACCAAGCAATTTGATGTTCAAGACCTCCACCGTGGCAGTCTTCCAGCTCATTTACAACATGAGGTACAAGAATTCCGTCGGAGTAGCCTCCCTCTGGAATTGCAAGATGCCCTCCGCAACAGCAAGCCGGTTGAAATTCAAGAGCTCCGTTATAGCAGTATCCTCGCAGCAGTGGAAGATCTTGGGGAAACTCCTCTGGAGGCTGAGGAAGAGAATTTTCAGAGCAGTCCCCCGCTTGAACTGGAAGTATGCCACCAACCTAATCAACAGGATATTGAACAGGACTCCCAGCATGACAGCCAGAAGCCCCGAGAGACAGAATGCAAGGTGGATCAGGAAACTGAGACCGAGAGGCCCACTGCTTTGGATAGTAAGATAGCACCACTGAAGCAAAACGCCTCATTTGCTCAGCAAACATATAGTATCATTTCAATTGAGGAATCTACCTGGCTAAACAGACGATCTGGCAAATTAATAAGACACCTCAGTCAGCAGACTGATTGCAGTTGGCTCCAGGcgaatagagagagagaaaggaagcttGGTGATAAAGAAATGATGACAAGTTGTGAAACGGGGGTTCAAAAATCAACCTGCTCAAAGTCTGAAAAAGAAGTACAAGCACCTGCCTGGAAGGATATTGAGGAGTCTATGGAGCATGAGCCCTGGGTGGTCAGAAAACAGTCTGGTGTGTCTCAGAAAGACAGTGAAGTGTTCATTGCACTCAAATCACGAAGGGGCAGTGAACTCCGCACCCTGCCTGAGTCTCAGAAAGACATCCAACCACCTTCTGCAGCAGTGTCCAGGAGAGGAAGTGAGCAGCCCATTGTGCTTGAGTCCCGGAAGCTCAGTGAACTCCCCACCCTGCCTGAGTACCAGAAAGACAGCCAGCCACCTACTGCACCAGTGTCCCGGAGAGGAAGTGAGCAGCCTGTTGTGCCCGAGTCCCGGAAGCACAGTGAACTCCCGACCCTGCCTGAGTCTCAGAAAGACAGCCAGCCACCTACTGCGCCAGTGTCCCGGAGAGGAAGTGAGCAGCCTGGTGTGCCTGAGTCCCGGAAGCACAGTGAACTCCCAACCCTGCCTGAGTCTCAGAAAGACAGCCAGCCACCTGCTGCACCAGTGTCCCGGAGAGGAAGTGAGCAGCCTGGTGTGCCTGAGTCCCGGAAGCACAGTGAACACCCCACCCTGCCTGAGTACCAGAAAGACAGCCAGCCACCTACTGCAGCAGTGTCCCGGAGAGGAAGTGAGCAGCCTGGTGTGCCTGAGTCCCGGAAGCACAGTGAACTCCGCACCCTGCCTGAGTCCCAGAAAGACAGCCAACCACCTACTGCACCAGTGTCCCGGAGGGTAAGTGAACAGCCTGCTGTGCCTGAATCCCGGAAGCACAGTGAACTCCCCACCTTGCCTGAGCCCCAGAAAGACAGCCAACCACCTTCTGCAGCAGTGTCCAGGAGAGGAAGTGAGCAGCCTGTTGTGCCTGAGTCCCGGAAGCACAGTGAACTGCGCACCCTGCCTGAGTCCCAGAAAGACAGCCAACCACCTACTGCACCAGTGTCCCGGAGGGTAAGTGAACAGCCTGGTGTGCCTGAATCCCGGAAGCACAGTGAACTCCCCACCTTGCCTGAGCCCCAGAAAGACAGCCAACCACCTTCTGCAGCAGTGTCCAGGAGAGGAAGTGAGCAGCCCATTGTGCCTGAGTCCCGGAAGCACAGTGAACTGTGCACCCTGCCTGAGTCTCAGAAAGACAGCCAACCACCTACTGCACCAGTGTCCCGGAGGGTAAGTGAACAGCCTGGTGTGCCTGAATCCCGGAAGCACAGTGAACTCTCCACCTTGCCTGAGCCCCAGAAAGACAGCCAACCACCTTCTGCAGCAGTGTCCAGGAGAGGAAGTGAGCAGCCCATTGTGCCTGAGTCCCGGAAGCACAGTGAACTGTGCACCCTGCCTGAGTCTCAGAAAGACAGCCAACCACCTACTGCACCAGTGTCCCGGAGGGTAAGTGAACAGCCTGCTGTGCCTGAATCCCGGAAGCACAGTGAACTCCCCACCTTGCCTGAGCCCCAGAAAGACAGCCAACCACCTACTCCACCAGTGTCCCGGAGAGGAAGTGAGCAGCCTGTTGTGCCTGAGTCCCGGAAGCACAGTGAACTCCCCACCCTGCCTGAGTACCAGAAAGACAGCCAACCACCTACCGCACCAGTGTCCCGTAGGGGAAGTGAGCGGCCTGGTGTGCCTGAGTCCCGGAAACAAAGTGAACTTCCCACCCTGCCTGAGCCCCAGAAAGACAGCCAACCACCTACTGCACCAGTGTCCCGGAGGGGAAGTGAGCGGCCTGGTGTGCCTGAGTCCCGGAAACAAAGTGAACTCCCCACCCTGCCTGAGCCCCAGAAAGACAGCCAGCCACCTACTGCACCAGTGTCCCGGAGGGGAAGTGAGCGGCCTGGTGTGCCTGAGTCCCGGAAACAAAGTGAACTCCCCACCCTGCCTGAGCCCCAGAAAGACAGCCAACCACCTACTGCACCAGTGTCCCGTAGGGGAAGTGAGCAGCCCATTGTGCCTGAGTCCCGGAAGCACAGTGAACTCCGCACCCTGCCTGAGTCTCAGAAAGACAGCCAACCACCTACTGCACCAGTGTCCCGGAGGGGAAGTGAGCGGCCTGGTGTGCCTGAGTCCCGGAAACAAAGTGAACTCCCCACCCTGCCTGAGCCCCAGAAAGACAGCCAGCCACCTACAGCAGCAGTGTCCCGGAGAGGAAGTGAGCAGCCCGTTGTGCCAGAATCCCAAAGTGACAAATCACTTGGGACCACAGCCATGTTGGGTGCTGAAAAAGAGACTGAAGTACCAAGTGGTGCTCCTAGTGAGACAAATCAAGCAAAACGGAAAACTTCTTTTTCTGCAAAGGCTCAACAAACATACAGTATTATTTCCCTTGAAATAAATACCTGGATTAACAGAAGAACTGGCACATTAATGTCTTGTAGCAGTCAACAAACTGAGGGAAGCTGGCTTCAGGATTATATAGCAAAAAAACTAAGGCGTGCATCTAAAGGAAGTATGGGCAGGAGTGCTGCAGCTGAACCAAGTAAGTCTGGATCTGAGAGTGATGGAAAAGATGATGTAGAGCAGGAGCTCACCTGCAATAAAGAGTTTCCAACTGAGAATAAGGGGGCAACAGCGGATCTAATTGCAGCCCAAACCCTAATGTCTCCTGAAGAAGCAGAAGGAGAACTGTTGCAGCTTGCAAACAAACTTGCAGTGGGGAACCAACAGAATGAGATACCACCATCCCAGGGAGAGTGCATACAGGAGGATATGCCACAGTTCCAATGGGACAGCCAAAAGAGGGGGGTTCCAGAGCCAGATATGGTAGAGTCCCAGTGGGGCAGCCAGCAGGCGGTAGTGCAAGAATCCCGGCGGGGCAGCCAGCAAGCAGAGGTGCAGCAATCCAGGCGGGGCAGCCAGCAGCCAGTGGTGCAAGAGTCCCGGCGGGGCAGCCAGCAGGCGGTGGTGCAGGAATCCCGGCGGGGCAGCCAGCAAGTGGAGGTGCAGGAGTCCCGGCGGGGAAGCCAGCAGGCGGAGGTGCAGACAGAGAAGCAGGAATCCCGACGGGGCAGCCAGCAGGCGGTGGTGCAGGAGTCCCGACGGGGCAGCCAGCAGGCGGAGGTGCAGACGGAGAAGCAGGAGTCCCGACGCGGCAGCCAGCAGGCGGTGGTGCAGGAGTCCCGACGGGGCAGCCAGCAGGCGGAGGTGCAGACGGAGAAGCAGGAGTCCCGACGGGGCACCCAGCAGGCAGTGGTGCAGGAGTCCCGACGGGGCAGCCAGCAGGCGGAGGTGAAAGAATCCCGACGAAGCAGTCAACAGGAGGTCGTTCAACAATCCCGGCGGGGCAGCCAGCAGGTGGTGGTGCAGGAGTCCCGGCGAGGAAGCCAGCAGGCAGAGGTGCAGACGGAGAAGCAGGAGTCCTGGTTGGGTAGCCAGCAGGCAGAAGTGCAAGAATCCCGGCGGGGCAGCCAGCAGGCGGAGGTGCAGGAATCCCGGCGGGGCAGCCAGCAGGCAGAGGTGCAAGAATCCCGGCGGGGCAGCCAGCAGGCAGAGGTGCAAGAATCCCGGCGGGGCAGCCAGCAGGCGGAGGTGCAGGAATCCCGGCGGGGCAGCCAGCAAGCAGAGGTGCAAGAATCCCGGCGGGGCACCCAGCAGGCGGAGGTGCAAGAATCCCGGCGGGGCAGCCAGCAGGCGGAGGTGCAGGAATCCCGGCGGGGCAGCCAGCAGGCAGAGGTGCAGGAATCCCGGCGGGGCACCCAGCAGGCGGAGGTGCAAGAATCCCGGCGGGGCACCCAGCAGGCGGAGGTGCAAGAATCCCGGCGGGGCAGCCAGCAGGCGGAGGTGCAAGAATCCCGGCGGGGCAGCCAGCAGGCAGAGGTGCAAGAATCCCGGCGAGGCAGCCAGCAGGTGGTGGTGCAAGAATCCCGGCGGGGCACCCAGCAGGCGGAGGTGCAAGAATCCCGGCGGGGCACCCAGCAGGCGGAGGTGCAAGAATCCCGACGGGGCAGCCAGCAGGCAGAGGTGCAGGAGTCCCGGCGGGGCAGCCAGCAGGCGGAGGTGCAAGAATCCCGGCGGGGCACCCAGCAGGCGGAGGTGCAGGAATCCCGGCGGGGCAGCCAGCAAGCGGTGGTGCAAGAATCCCGGCGGGGCACCCAGCAGGCGGAGGTGCAGGAATCCCGGCGGGGAAGCCAACAGGCGGAGGTGCAGGAGTCCCGGCGGGGAAGCCAACAGGCGGAGGTGCAAGAATCTCGACGGGGCACCCAGCAGGCAGAGGTGCAGGAGTCCCGGCGGGGAAGCCAACAGGCGGAGGTGCAGACGGAGAAGCAGGAGTCCCGGCGGGGCAGTCAGCAGGCGATGGTGCAAGAATCCCGACGGGGCACCCAGCAGGCAGGAGTGCCACAGTCTAGACAGGGAAGTCAGCAGGGCAAAGAGCTGAAAATGGAGCAGGAATACAAAACCCAGCAGGTTTTGGGTGATGAATTTCATTTTAGTAACACCATATGGAAGACGTTAGGAAATCCAACCCAGCAACCTGATGAGTCTGCAAGCAAAGGAACTCTTGGGAGCTTATCGTCATACACAGAAGGTGAAGATGCAGCTCAGCAGACATATAGCATAATTTCTCTAGAAGATGGAATCTGGCTGAACAGAAAAACTGGTAAGTTCCTGTTCAGTCATGGTCAGCAGACAAACAAAAGTTCACTTCGTGGTGTTAATGGAAGAGCTGTGGAAGATGGCAGTGATAGAGGAGGAAGTACAAAACCCATCAAATCTGCTGTAATGCAATCTGAAGAAAAATCTGCAGAACCTTCCTGCTGTTGCAGTGTACAAACTGAAAGTTGTACATCAAGCATCAGCATTGTACAACCTTGGGAAGAAATGCAGGATCCTAATGAGAAAGTGATAAGCAGCCACCAGAGCGCAACTACGCTGCTGAGTGTAGATACATATGTTGATGTGGAGTATGAATCAAAGGTGACTTACAGTGTTGTTTCTGTGCCAGAAGGAAGCTGGATCAATATTAGAACTGGCAGGCTGGTGGTATCTCATACTCAGCAGACAGACGAGTCTTCCTTTCAAAAGCCTGGAACAGATGGTCAAGCACCCCAGAGGCGAGATAGCTACTCACCTGAGCTGAGCCATTATGACCTGAGTGATAGGCAGATCAGTGAAGGTTCACAGCCAACCTACCTCAGTGATGAACCGTATGAGGAACCTGTAATGCCTGGTGGATAG